The Epinephelus lanceolatus isolate andai-2023 chromosome 1, ASM4190304v1, whole genome shotgun sequence genome has a window encoding:
- the arpc4 gene encoding actin-related protein 2/3 complex subunit 4, which translates to MTATLRPYLNAVRATLQAALCLENFSSQVVERHNKPEVEVRSSKELLLQPVIISRNEKEKVLIEGSINSVRVSIAVKQADEIEKILCHKFMRFMMMRAENFFILRRKPVEGYDISFLITNFHTEQMYKHKLVDFVIHFMEEIDKEISEMKLSVNARARIVAEEFLKNF; encoded by the exons ATG ACGGCAACCTTGCGCCCATACCTCAATGCGGTGCGTGCTACCCTGCAGGCCGCCCTCTGCCTGGAGAATTTCTCCTCACAAGTGGTGGAAAGACACAACAAACCAGAGGTGGAAGTACG GAGCAGTAAAGAGCTGCTCCTCCAGCCTGTGATCATCAGCCGTAACGAAAAGGAGAAAGTCCTGATTGAGGGCTCCATCAACTCTGTCAGAGTCAGCATCGCTGTCAAGCAG GCAGATGAGATTGAGAAGATTCTGTGCCATAAATTCATGCGCTTCATGATGATGAGAGCGGAGAACTTCTTCATCCTGAGGAGGAAACCAGTGGAG GGCTATGACATCAGTTTTCTCATCACCAACTTCCACACGGAGCAGATGTATAAACACAAACTGGTGGACTTTGTCATTCATTTCATGGAGGAAATCGACAAGGAGATCAGTGAAATGAAGCTGTCCGTCAACGCCAGGGCTCGTATCGTCGCCGAGGAGTTCCTCAAAAAT tTCTGA